In Streptomyces sp. NBC_00448, the following are encoded in one genomic region:
- a CDS encoding ComEA family DNA-binding protein: MDLLDSLDALKSLDRPEPPLSSGGHDRAGGHARAGGRDRGSGRDRGSGRDRAGSVAAARDRTAAIFGTAREGPPGTEPPAEPSLGPPVAGAPVFGTGPLGRMRTWLFVRCGLELKTVLALAVVLTVAAGLALQHYWVGRPRTVHVPPPPTPLAAAPPSSSPAPPPQLTVDIAGKVAKPGVRRLAKGARVTDALTAAGGPLPGTDTTALNLARPVTDGEQILVGITPPPSAVGAAADASTGGGSTSGGSLASPLHLNTATEPQLDALPGVGPVTAQRILAYRTQHGSFTSAQQLQQIPGIGPRKLATLQPLVAP, encoded by the coding sequence ATGGACCTTTTGGACTCGTTGGACGCGCTGAAATCGCTGGACCGGCCCGAACCGCCGCTGAGTTCGGGCGGGCATGACCGTGCGGGCGGGCACGCACGTGCGGGCGGCCGTGACCGAGGGAGCGGCCGTGACCGGGGGAGCGGCCGTGACCGGGCGGGAAGCGTCGCGGCGGCCCGTGACCGCACCGCGGCGATCTTCGGCACGGCACGCGAGGGGCCGCCGGGCACGGAGCCACCGGCCGAGCCGTCGCTCGGCCCGCCGGTCGCGGGCGCGCCCGTCTTCGGCACGGGACCACTCGGGCGGATGCGGACATGGCTGTTCGTGCGGTGCGGACTCGAACTGAAGACGGTGCTGGCGCTCGCCGTCGTCCTCACCGTCGCCGCCGGGCTCGCCCTCCAGCACTACTGGGTGGGCCGCCCTCGCACCGTCCACGTTCCGCCCCCGCCGACTCCGCTCGCGGCGGCCCCGCCGTCCTCCTCGCCCGCGCCTCCGCCCCAGCTCACCGTCGACATCGCGGGCAAGGTCGCCAAGCCCGGAGTGCGCCGGCTCGCCAAGGGCGCCCGCGTCACCGACGCCCTCACCGCGGCGGGCGGCCCCCTGCCCGGCACCGACACCACCGCCCTGAACCTCGCCCGGCCGGTCACCGACGGCGAGCAGATCCTCGTGGGCATCACCCCACCACCGTCCGCCGTGGGCGCCGCAGCCGATGCGTCCACTGGCGGCGGCTCCACCTCCGGCGGCTCGCTTGCCTCCCCGCTCCACCTCAACACCGCCACCGAGCCCCAACTCGACGCGCTGCCCGGCGTCGGCCCGGTCACCGCCCAGCGCATCCTCGCCTACCGCACCCAGCACGGTTCCTTCACCTCGGCCCAGCAGCTCCAGCAGATCCCCGGCATCGGCCCGCGCAAGCTCGCCACGCTCCAGCCCCTGGTCGCGCCGTGA
- a CDS encoding ComEC/Rec2 family competence protein — MTRATRWPGGGPTEGTAEGPAGWPTGEQRAAVHAGAASRLGAANPRQEGPPDLRLVGPALAAWAAAAAAPTVGAVTAIAGLTALIALSAAVVAAPPIAAVAAALRGGPGRRGRGPARRRTGPTGLLPAAIAMVLCGAVAAMAAALEDADLTRGPVPSLARHRAGAEVAVRVTGDPFAAEAGAPHPVVVVPATVERVGPTRLRTPVVVMATGAADDWLRLVPTTRLTATARFAPDERGQTAAVLRVRGVPRITGPPTRVQRLAARLRGGLLKAAAPLPADVRGLLPGLVVGDTAGLPEDLKEAFKATDLAHLTAVSGANLTIVLILLIGPPGLATRSERRGLAARLGLPLRWTAVLGAALTAAFVLVCRPSPSVLRAAVCGLITLLAIGTGRRRSLLPALAGAVLLLVLYEPELARSFGFALSVLATGSLLTLAPRWGAALHRHGLRPRLAESLAAAAAAQAACGPVIVLLSARLSLVAVPCNLLAEPAVGPATLLGFGALAVAPLAPSGARALAWLAGWPTRWLVSVARHGAALPGAELAWPGGWPGAALLAVVTAAAVVCGRSLLRRPWLCAGAAIALLLALVRPVPLPRVMAAWPPGDWRFAMCDVGQGDALALSTGPGAAVVVDTGPDPASLDRCLRDLRVTSIPLLILTHFHADHVDGLPGALRGRRVGAIETTLLDDPPGQAARVRRQAAAAGVPLLRVVPGEERAVGPLSWRTLWPAPGAAGLPAAELPAGEPNDTSIALLVHDAGLTLLLMGDLEPDVQAQVLAERPGLPRVDVLKVAHHGSAYQDPALLARARPRLALISVGAGNSYGHPAPRTVTALRALGAVVLRTDLDGPIAVSGDTPAELRTSFVPHHAAPLSR, encoded by the coding sequence ATGACCAGGGCGACGCGGTGGCCGGGCGGTGGTCCGACCGAGGGGACAGCCGAGGGTCCGGCCGGGTGGCCGACGGGTGAGCAGCGGGCGGCGGTTCATGCGGGCGCGGCCTCACGGCTCGGTGCGGCCAACCCGCGGCAGGAGGGTCCACCGGACCTGCGCCTGGTCGGGCCCGCGTTGGCCGCGTGGGCAGCCGCGGCGGCGGCGCCGACGGTGGGCGCGGTCACCGCGATCGCGGGGCTGACGGCGCTGATCGCCTTGTCCGCGGCGGTCGTTGCCGCACCGCCCATCGCGGCCGTGGCGGCGGCCCTCCGCGGCGGCCCAGGGCGTCGCGGTCGCGGGCCCGCGCGACGTAGGACGGGTCCGACGGGTCTGCTGCCCGCGGCGATCGCGATGGTGCTGTGCGGCGCGGTCGCGGCGATGGCCGCCGCCCTGGAGGACGCCGACCTGACCAGGGGGCCGGTGCCGTCGCTCGCGCGTCACCGTGCCGGGGCGGAGGTGGCGGTGCGGGTGACGGGCGACCCGTTCGCCGCGGAGGCGGGGGCGCCGCATCCGGTGGTGGTCGTACCGGCCACCGTCGAGCGCGTCGGCCCGACCCGGCTGCGTACCCCGGTGGTGGTGATGGCGACGGGCGCGGCGGACGACTGGCTGCGGCTGGTCCCCACCACCCGGCTGACCGCCACCGCGCGGTTCGCGCCGGACGAGCGGGGGCAGACCGCCGCCGTGCTCCGGGTGCGGGGCGTGCCGCGGATCACCGGCCCGCCGACGCGTGTGCAGCGCCTGGCCGCGCGGCTGCGCGGGGGGCTGCTGAAGGCCGCCGCGCCGCTGCCGGCGGACGTCCGCGGACTGCTTCCCGGCCTGGTCGTGGGGGACACGGCGGGGTTGCCGGAGGATCTGAAGGAGGCGTTCAAGGCCACGGACCTCGCGCACCTGACCGCGGTGTCCGGCGCGAACCTGACGATCGTGCTGATCCTCCTGATCGGCCCGCCCGGCCTGGCCACGCGGTCGGAGCGGCGCGGCCTGGCGGCCCGGCTCGGCCTGCCGCTGCGCTGGACCGCGGTGCTCGGTGCCGCGCTCACCGCCGCCTTCGTGCTTGTCTGCCGGCCGAGCCCGAGCGTGCTGCGGGCGGCGGTGTGCGGCCTGATCACGTTGCTCGCGATCGGTACGGGCCGGCGCCGTTCGCTGCTCCCGGCACTGGCCGGGGCGGTGCTGCTCCTGGTGTTGTACGAACCGGAGTTGGCCCGCTCGTTCGGGTTCGCGCTGTCCGTGCTGGCCACGGGTTCGCTGCTGACGCTGGCACCGCGCTGGGGCGCGGCACTGCACCGGCACGGGCTGCGGCCGCGACTGGCGGAGTCCCTGGCCGCGGCGGCGGCCGCGCAGGCGGCGTGCGGTCCGGTGATCGTGCTGCTGTCGGCGCGGCTGAGCCTGGTCGCGGTGCCGTGCAACCTGCTGGCCGAGCCGGCCGTCGGCCCCGCCACGCTGCTGGGGTTCGGCGCGCTGGCCGTGGCCCCGCTCGCGCCGTCGGGGGCCCGGGCGCTGGCGTGGCTGGCCGGCTGGCCCACGCGGTGGCTCGTGTCCGTGGCCCGGCACGGCGCCGCGCTGCCGGGCGCGGAGCTCGCCTGGCCCGGCGGCTGGCCGGGAGCGGCCCTGCTCGCAGTGGTCACGGCCGCGGCGGTGGTCTGCGGACGGAGCCTGCTCCGCCGCCCGTGGCTGTGCGCGGGCGCCGCGATCGCCCTGCTGCTCGCGCTGGTGCGGCCGGTGCCGTTGCCCCGGGTGATGGCCGCGTGGCCGCCGGGGGACTGGCGGTTCGCGATGTGCGACGTCGGCCAGGGCGACGCGCTGGCGCTCTCCACCGGCCCGGGCGCGGCGGTCGTGGTGGACACCGGCCCGGACCCGGCCTCGCTCGACCGCTGCCTTCGCGACCTGCGGGTGACGTCGATCCCGCTGCTGATCCTGACCCACTTCCACGCCGACCACGTCGACGGGCTGCCCGGAGCACTGCGCGGGCGCCGGGTGGGCGCGATCGAGACGACCCTGCTGGACGATCCGCCAGGCCAGGCCGCGCGGGTGCGGCGGCAGGCCGCGGCGGCCGGGGTGCCGCTGCTGCGGGTGGTTCCGGGGGAGGAGCGCGCGGTCGGCCCGCTGTCCTGGCGCACGCTGTGGCCCGCGCCGGGTGCGGCCGGGCTGCCCGCCGCCGAACTGCCGGCGGGCGAGCCCAACGACACGAGCATCGCGCTGCTGGTCCACGACGCGGGCCTGACACTGCTGCTGATGGGCGATCTGGAGCCCGATGTGCAGGCCCAAGTGCTGGCGGAGCGGCCTGGGTTGCCGCGCGTGGACGTGTTGAAGGTCGCGCACCACGGCTCGGCGTACCAGGACCCGGCGCTGCTCGCCCGCGCACGTCCCCGCCTCGCCCTGATCAGCGTGGGCGCGGGCAACTCCTACGGCCACCCCGCACCTCGTACGGTCACGGCGCTGCGCGCGCTCGGCGCCGTGGTCCTGCGCACCGACCTGGACGGGCCGATCGCGGTGAGCGGGGACACCCCGGCCGAACTGCGCACGTCCTTCGTCCCCCACCACGCCGCCCCGCTGAGCAGGTGA